The proteins below are encoded in one region of Megalops cyprinoides isolate fMegCyp1 chromosome 14, fMegCyp1.pri, whole genome shotgun sequence:
- the LOC118789577 gene encoding zinc finger protein 148-like: MNMDEKQEGMLMKCSGAVNLDPASRALGCQGLDRRRGGGGLVELTLDGRSLAHHALLVGDEDEEEEEGLEERSVLPHCLAPLDELMLHEETVRHNAEEEVELRPLLHHKLLNPLHLPVGIKQEIKQFDAGMQMKKERKQPRELTDCPKKKKRKQKPPAKILTINEDGSLGLQSPKSHVCEHCSAAFRTNYHLQRHAFIHTGEKPFQCSQCDMRFIQKYLLQRHEKIHTGEKPFRCDECGMKFIQKYHMERHKRTHSGEKPYQCNYCQQYFSRTDRVLKHKRMCHENRSRRASKAAAKDGQPGSEDDLGLSFPTSDSSLLKKKRQKAGEKHRGSAGLPEKSGDSEEKQDQRPSLYGLASKVKHEYVVAEYSVELPGSQIDSSRGGGLSLSESIQPPKLVLKKVVNKQSQRQPAEQPDDLSPLSSFEDGKVTRYTFELVDKEKLLDTETHADMDAVDTIQGATSKPATSSTNYDDAVQFLKKKRYLQAAGPSSARDCSLNVGTRTSQTTVAQTAGASIMDDGASASILDTQALKAEIKTNHDKNVLPDEVLQTLLDHYSNKANGQSEISFSVADTEVTSCISINSSDMSEVSQTEALGMSSQAPPAEKASMLQEYSKFLQQALERTSQNDTYLNTQSLTFVTESQPLSSQPLFSTVDKHYTSSSRLRLAMNSPLRSSSEKSHFGLLVGDSQHSFSFSGDETNPSSVSPGDDFLEQVSSPKKPDTHAVNTTFQMGTFEHNFRSHFQSARSGISSQSSFSNGPLRGHEGGTDFPEFPLANVTDNRTRLTSSPDSTGSQTFG, from the exons ATGAACATGGATGAGAAGCAGGAGGGGATGCTGATGAAGTGTAGTGGGGCAGTGAACCTGGACCCCGCCTCCAGGGCTCTGGGGTGCCAGGGATTGGACAGGAGGCGGGGAGGAGGCGGGTTAGTGGAGCTGACGCTGGACGGGCGGTCTTTGGCCCACCACGCCCTGCTAGTAGGggatgaggatgaagaggaagaggagggcctTGAGGAGCGGTCGGTCCTCCCGCACTGCCTTGCCCCTCTGGATGAGCTAATGCTGCATGAGGAGACGGTGAGGCATAATGcggaggaggaagtggagctCCGTCCCCTGCTCCACCACAAGCTGCTGAACCCCCTTCATCTGCCA GTTGGCATTAAACAAGAAATCAAGCAGTTTGATGCTGGGATGCAGatgaagaaggagaggaaacagCCAAGGGAACTTACTGATTGTcccaagaagaaaaagagaaaacagaagccTCCTGCCAAG ATTCTTACAATTAATGAAGATGGGTCTCTGGGCCTTCAGAGTCCAAAGTCACATGTATGTGAACACTGCTCTGCTGCCTTCCGAACTAACTACCATCTGCAAAGGCACGCCTTCATTCACACAG GGGAGAAACCGTTTCAGTGCAGCCAGTGTGACATGCGCTTCATCCAAAAGTACCTACTTCAAAGGCATGAGAAGATCCATACAG GCGAGAAACCGTTCCGCTGTGATGAGTGTGGGATGAAGTTTATTCAAAAATACCATATGGAGAGGCACAAGAGAACGCACAGTGGGGAGAAACCCTACCAGTGCAACTACTGCCAGCAG TACTTTTCCAGGACCGATCGGGTTCTGAAGCACAAGCGGATGTGCCAtgaaaacaggagcaggagagccAGCAAAGCTGCCGCTAAAGATGGACAGCCCGGCAGCGAGGACGACCTGGGCCTCTCTTTCCCCACCAGCGACAGCTCATTGCTGAAGAAAAAGAGGCAGAAGGCCGGTGAAAAGCACCGGGGTTCAGCCGGTCTTCCAGAGAAAAGTGGCGACAGCGAGGAGAAACAGGACCAGAGGCCGTCGCTCTACGGCCTTGCCTCGAAGGTGAAGCACGAGTATGTGGTTGCGGAGTATTCGGTAGAGCTTCCCGGTTCTCAGATTGACagcagcagggggggggggttgtcccTTTCCGAGAGCATCCAGCCCCCCAAACTTGTGCTGAAAAAGGTTGTGAACAAACAGAGCCAGAGGCAACCCGCGGAGCAGCCGGACGACCTGTCGCCCTTGTCCTCCTTTGAGGATGGGAAGGTCACCAGGTATACCTTTGAGCTTGTGGACAAGGAGAAACTCCTGGACACAGAGACCCACGCGGATATGGATGCTGTCGACACGATTCAGGGAGCCACAAGCAAGCCGGCGACAAGCAGCACCAACTACGATGATGCTGTGCAGTTCCTGAAAAAGAAGAGGTACCTGCAGGCGGCTGGCCCTAGCTCTGCCCGAGACTGCAGTTTGAATGTGGGGACAAGAACCTCGCAGACCACTGTCGCTCAGACTGCAGGGGCAAGCATCATGGATGATGGTGCCTCTGCCTCAATTTTGGACACCCAGGCCCTGAAGGCAGAGATCAAGACCAACCATGACAAGAACGTCCTACCTGATGAGGTGCTGCAGACCCTCCTGGACCACTACTCCAACAAGGCCAATGGCCAGTCGGAGATCTCTTTCAGCGTAGCCGACACGGAAGTGACCTCTTGCATATCCATCAACTCGTCCGATATGTCTGAGGTCAGCCAGACAGAGGCCCTGGGGATGAGCTCCCAGGCACCACCTGCTGAGAAGGCCAGCATGCTGCAGGAGTACTCCAAGTtcctccagcaggcgctggagagaACTAGCCAGAACGACACCTATTTGAACACACAGAGTCTCACGTTTGTTACCGAAAGTCAGCCCCTTTCAAGCCAGCCTTTGTTCTCTACCGTCGATAAACATTACACCTCCTCCAGCCGCTTACGGTTAGCGATGAACTCTCCTCTGAGGTCCTCCTCCGAGAAATCGCACTTCGGGCTTCTCGTCGGAGACTCCCAGCACTCCTTCTCATTTTCAGGGGATGAAACAAATCCCTCCTCGGTTTCCCCAGGCGATGACTTTCTCGAGCAGGTATCGTCTCCGAAAAAGCCCGATACTCATGCGGTCAACACAACTTTTCAGATGGGCACCTTTGAGCACAACTTTCGATCTCACTTTCAGAGCGCTCGGTCTGGAATTTCATCCCAGTCGAGCTTCTCCAATGGACCACTGCGCGGGCATGAGGGTGGTACagatttcccagaattccctctgGCTAATGTCACTGATAACAGAACTCGGCTGACATCATCCCCGGATTCTACGGGAAGCCAAACgtttggctga
- the slc12a8 gene encoding solute carrier family 12 member 8 isoform X1: METLPSSRTQSSQSRPEDGTMLMSLVSSSRTGYVQELFHEDAQGSQSHTQPWWKVKLFVWEPVLFGTWDGVFTTCMINIFGVVLFLRTGWLVGNTGVLLGMLLVSLVVLVALVTVMSGIGVCERCCVGGGGVYSMISTVLGGRVGGTVGLLYVFGQCVAGAMYITGFAESIAEVLNLTGVWVVRAISVAVLLGLLGINLAGVKWIVRLQLLLLGLLAISTLDFVVGTFSHLDPAHGFVGYSEELLQQNSLPDYTPGETFFTVFGVFFPAATGVMAGFNMSSDLQRPEHNIPVGTLAAVCTSWFLYLVFVFLLGAICTREALRYDFLIAEKVSLVGFLFLLGLYISSLASCMGGLYGAPRILQCIAQEKVIPALGFLGHGRGPNKTPVAAICLTSLVTMAFIFIGQVNVLAPIVTINFMLTYSIIDYSYFCVAMTYDIQVKERKALTRETSARGTSRSLLATNHSGYGTGGIVKNQSNGTLLEFTRDMDQILQLPNPVKEESGSSTTLSHRSRKMRPPPKQTLMDSFGIGFDGHAATHRESVDRSAAQTPSPDIGEGHQSQEGDEPQRGSQEAEAKGLKMGTEGEERSSPSPFCTEGNHQVSPSPSFTEANHPPLFDSAADSVPKPKPQESEIQPMPKSFYSRLCNHWIALIGALCSITIMFVIEWIYACINIAVAIILFLYIGQANPGLPIGAAARFSFFRWVRSCLKKLGRREVAVQDQIVVTPSFLAIGMATQQLTEENADFASRDRYHHSSVISADALANRLKQ, from the exons ATGGAGACTCTGCCATCCAGCCGGACGCAGTCTAGCCAGTCGAGGCCAGAGGACGGCACCATGCTAATGTCCCttgtcagcagcagcaggactggATATGTCCAGGAGCTTTTCCACGAGGATGCACAG GGGTCACAGAGCCACACCCAGCCTTGGTGGAAGGTGAAGCTGTTTGTCTGGGAGCCCGTGCTCTTTGGGACGTGGGATGGAGTCTTCACCACCTGCATGATCAACATTTTCGGCGTTGTCTTGTTTCTCCGCACTGGCTGGCTTGTG GGAAACACAGGAGTGTTGTTAGGCATGCTCCTGGTGTCGCTGGTTGTGCTGGTGGCCCTGGTGACGGTGATGTCGGGGATTGGGGTGTGTGAGCGCTGCTGCGTGGGCGGTGGTGGGGTGTACTCTATGATTTCAACAGTTCTGGGCGGACGGGTAGGAGGAACTGTCGGGCTCCTCTACGTTTTTGGGCAG TGCGTTGCAGGAGCGATGTACATCACAGGCTTCGCCGAGTCCATTGCCGAGGTGCTGAACCTGACCGGCGTGTGGGTGGTGAGGGCCATCTCTGTGGCCGTGCTGCTAGGCCTGCTGGGAATAAATCTGGCAGGGGTCAAGTGGATCGTACGgctacagctgctgctgctcggcCTTCTGGCCATTTCCACCCTGGACTTCGTCGTGGGTACCTTCTCCCACCTCGATCCAG CACATGGCTTTGTTGGGTATtcagaggagctgctgcagcagaatTCTCTGCCGGACTACACACCCGGAGAGACTTTCTTCACAGTGTTCGGAGTTTTCTTTCCTGCTGCCACAG GTGTGATGGCAGGCTTCAACATGAGCTCAGACCTCCAGAGGCCAGAGCACAATATCCCTGTGGGAACACTGGCTGCTGTCTGTACATC GTGGTTCCTGTATCTAGTCTTTGTATTTCTGCTGGGGGCCATTTGCACAAGAGAGGCTCTGCGCTATGACTTCTTAATAGCAGAAAAG GTCTCCTTGGTGGGGTTCCTGTTCCTCCTTGGCCTCTACATCTCCTCCCTGGCATCTTGCATGGGTGGTCTGTATGGTGCTCCCAGAATCCTCCAATGTATTGCCCAGGAGAAGGTCATCCCGGCGCTGGGCTTCCTTGGACATGGG AGGGGGCCCAACAAGACTCCGGTGGCAGCCATTTGTCTGACCAGCCTCGTGACCATGGCCTTCATCTTCATCGGCCAGGTCAACGTACTGGCCCCAATCGTCACCATCAACTTCATGCTGACCTACAGCATCATCGACTACTCCTACTTCTGTGTGGCCATGACCTACGACATTCAGGTGAAGGAGAGAAAGGCTCTAACCAGGGAGACCTCTGCCCGTGGCACCAGTAGGTCCCTCCTGGCCACCAACCACTCTGGGTACGGAACCGGTGGGATCGTCAAGAACCAGAGCAACGGGACGCTGCTGGAGTTCACCAGGGACATGGACCAGATATTGCAGCTGCCCAACCCTGTAAAAGAAGAGAGTGGGAGTAGCACCACTCTCAGCCACCGGAGCAGAAAGATGAGGCCCCCTCCCAAGCAGACACTGATGGACAGCTTTGGAATAGGTTTTGATGggcatgctgccacacacagagagagtgtggaCCGCTCAGCTGCGCAGACGCCATCGCCAGACATTGGAGAAGGTCATCAGTCTCAAGAAGGGGACGAACCTCAAAGAGGTTCTCAGGAAGCTGAGGCAAAGGGCCTGAAAATGGGGactgaaggagaggagagatctTCACCAAGTCCATTCTGTACAGAAGGAAACCATCAAGTTTCACCGAGTCCATCCTTCACCGAAGCGAATCATCCACCACTGTTTGACAGCGCAG CAGACTCGGTTCCCAAACCAAAACCTCAGGAATCTGAAATTCAGCCAATGCCCAAGTCATTTTACTCCAGGCTCTGCAATCACTGGATTGCATTAATTGGC GCATTGTGTTCCATCACGATCATGTTTGTCATAGAGTGGATCTATGCTTGCATCAATATTGCAGTTGccatcatcctcttcctctacaTTGGACAAGCAAACCCTGGTCTGCCAATAG GAGCAGCCGCACGCTTTAGCTTTTTCAGATGGGTGCGTTCGTGTCTGAAGAAACTGGGCAG GAGAGAAGTGGCTGTCCAGGACCAGATTGTGGTAACGCCCTCCTTTTTGGCCATTGGCATGGCAACCCAGCAGCTGACAGAGGAGAATGCTGACTTTGCGTCACGTGACCGGTACCACCACTCCTCTGTCATTAGTGCAGATGCACTTGCCAATAGACTCAAACAATAA
- the slc12a8 gene encoding solute carrier family 12 member 8 isoform X2, with product METLPSSRTQSSQSRPEDGTMLMSLVSSSRTGYVQELFHEDAQGSQSHTQPWWKVKLFVWEPVLFGTWDGVFTTCMINIFGVVLFLRTGWLVGNTGVLLGMLLVSLVVLVALVTVMSGIGVCERCCVGGGGVYSMISTVLGGRVGGTVGLLYVFGQCVAGAMYITGFAESIAEVLNLTGVWVVRAISVAVLLGLLGINLAGVKWIVRLQLLLLGLLAISTLDFVVGTFSHLDPAHGFVGYSEELLQQNSLPDYTPGETFFTVFGVFFPAATGVMAGFNMSSDLQRPEHNIPVGTLAAVCTSWFLYLVFVFLLGAICTREALRYDFLIAEKVSLVGFLFLLGLYISSLASCMGGLYGAPRILQCIAQEKVIPALGFLGHGRGPNKTPVAAICLTSLVTMAFIFIGQVNVLAPIVTINFMLTYSIIDYSYFCVAMTYDIQVKERKALTRETSARGTSRSLLATNHSGYGTGGIVKNQSNGTLLEFTRDMDQILQLPNPVKEESGSSTTLSHRSRKMRPPPKQTLMDSFGIGFDGHAATHRESVDRSAAQTPSPDIGEGHQSQEGDEPQRGSQEAEAKGLKMGTEGEERSSPSPFCTEGNHQVSPSPSFTEANHPPLFDSADSVPKPKPQESEIQPMPKSFYSRLCNHWIALIGALCSITIMFVIEWIYACINIAVAIILFLYIGQANPGLPIGAAARFSFFRWVRSCLKKLGRREVAVQDQIVVTPSFLAIGMATQQLTEENADFASRDRYHHSSVISADALANRLKQ from the exons ATGGAGACTCTGCCATCCAGCCGGACGCAGTCTAGCCAGTCGAGGCCAGAGGACGGCACCATGCTAATGTCCCttgtcagcagcagcaggactggATATGTCCAGGAGCTTTTCCACGAGGATGCACAG GGGTCACAGAGCCACACCCAGCCTTGGTGGAAGGTGAAGCTGTTTGTCTGGGAGCCCGTGCTCTTTGGGACGTGGGATGGAGTCTTCACCACCTGCATGATCAACATTTTCGGCGTTGTCTTGTTTCTCCGCACTGGCTGGCTTGTG GGAAACACAGGAGTGTTGTTAGGCATGCTCCTGGTGTCGCTGGTTGTGCTGGTGGCCCTGGTGACGGTGATGTCGGGGATTGGGGTGTGTGAGCGCTGCTGCGTGGGCGGTGGTGGGGTGTACTCTATGATTTCAACAGTTCTGGGCGGACGGGTAGGAGGAACTGTCGGGCTCCTCTACGTTTTTGGGCAG TGCGTTGCAGGAGCGATGTACATCACAGGCTTCGCCGAGTCCATTGCCGAGGTGCTGAACCTGACCGGCGTGTGGGTGGTGAGGGCCATCTCTGTGGCCGTGCTGCTAGGCCTGCTGGGAATAAATCTGGCAGGGGTCAAGTGGATCGTACGgctacagctgctgctgctcggcCTTCTGGCCATTTCCACCCTGGACTTCGTCGTGGGTACCTTCTCCCACCTCGATCCAG CACATGGCTTTGTTGGGTATtcagaggagctgctgcagcagaatTCTCTGCCGGACTACACACCCGGAGAGACTTTCTTCACAGTGTTCGGAGTTTTCTTTCCTGCTGCCACAG GTGTGATGGCAGGCTTCAACATGAGCTCAGACCTCCAGAGGCCAGAGCACAATATCCCTGTGGGAACACTGGCTGCTGTCTGTACATC GTGGTTCCTGTATCTAGTCTTTGTATTTCTGCTGGGGGCCATTTGCACAAGAGAGGCTCTGCGCTATGACTTCTTAATAGCAGAAAAG GTCTCCTTGGTGGGGTTCCTGTTCCTCCTTGGCCTCTACATCTCCTCCCTGGCATCTTGCATGGGTGGTCTGTATGGTGCTCCCAGAATCCTCCAATGTATTGCCCAGGAGAAGGTCATCCCGGCGCTGGGCTTCCTTGGACATGGG AGGGGGCCCAACAAGACTCCGGTGGCAGCCATTTGTCTGACCAGCCTCGTGACCATGGCCTTCATCTTCATCGGCCAGGTCAACGTACTGGCCCCAATCGTCACCATCAACTTCATGCTGACCTACAGCATCATCGACTACTCCTACTTCTGTGTGGCCATGACCTACGACATTCAGGTGAAGGAGAGAAAGGCTCTAACCAGGGAGACCTCTGCCCGTGGCACCAGTAGGTCCCTCCTGGCCACCAACCACTCTGGGTACGGAACCGGTGGGATCGTCAAGAACCAGAGCAACGGGACGCTGCTGGAGTTCACCAGGGACATGGACCAGATATTGCAGCTGCCCAACCCTGTAAAAGAAGAGAGTGGGAGTAGCACCACTCTCAGCCACCGGAGCAGAAAGATGAGGCCCCCTCCCAAGCAGACACTGATGGACAGCTTTGGAATAGGTTTTGATGggcatgctgccacacacagagagagtgtggaCCGCTCAGCTGCGCAGACGCCATCGCCAGACATTGGAGAAGGTCATCAGTCTCAAGAAGGGGACGAACCTCAAAGAGGTTCTCAGGAAGCTGAGGCAAAGGGCCTGAAAATGGGGactgaaggagaggagagatctTCACCAAGTCCATTCTGTACAGAAGGAAACCATCAAGTTTCACCGAGTCCATCCTTCACCGAAGCGAATCATCCACCACTGTTTGACAGCGCAG ACTCGGTTCCCAAACCAAAACCTCAGGAATCTGAAATTCAGCCAATGCCCAAGTCATTTTACTCCAGGCTCTGCAATCACTGGATTGCATTAATTGGC GCATTGTGTTCCATCACGATCATGTTTGTCATAGAGTGGATCTATGCTTGCATCAATATTGCAGTTGccatcatcctcttcctctacaTTGGACAAGCAAACCCTGGTCTGCCAATAG GAGCAGCCGCACGCTTTAGCTTTTTCAGATGGGTGCGTTCGTGTCTGAAGAAACTGGGCAG GAGAGAAGTGGCTGTCCAGGACCAGATTGTGGTAACGCCCTCCTTTTTGGCCATTGGCATGGCAACCCAGCAGCTGACAGAGGAGAATGCTGACTTTGCGTCACGTGACCGGTACCACCACTCCTCTGTCATTAGTGCAGATGCACTTGCCAATAGACTCAAACAATAA